Within the Setaria viridis chromosome 3, Setaria_viridis_v4.0, whole genome shotgun sequence genome, the region ATGTGTTCACACCAGGTGAATGCTTAGTTTGGACAAAGCACGGTAGATGGAATTACGCACTTTTTGTAGTTCTGCTTTGTTGATAGCATGTTGTCCAGCGCTTAGCATTTTCCGTATTCTGACCATGATTATAGGATCCATCAAGTTTTTGTGCAAGACCAAATGtcaaaaacgaaaaaaaaacacatctaTAAATGCCATGTCTTGCCAGTAACTCTATAAACTTCTGGCAAGAAAGAGTTATTCTAAATCTCTTCTCCTCTTTAATCTCTGTGGACAACCATGGATGCATTCATGCATTTGGAATTGTGGGAGTTACGAGTGAAATGACATTCTACTCTGTACCAAATTTCCCATGAGCCAGTATCACAATATATGCTCTTCTGAGAGTGGAGGTGAAAAGAATGTAAGGAAAATTTCCAAGCCTCCCCTCTTTGACAATTGTAATTGGAGATCAGAGCTTCTTCACTGTTTCTTCCACTGCACGTTCATAGTACCTCATCCTCTGTGTAGCTTCTATAGCACGGTCAAAATCCTTTTGGTCAAATGCTTCCTCGAAGGAACCAGACCAGGTTTCGAGCTTTTTCTTAACCTGAAAAAATGGTATAGAAAACTTTGAGCCCAGAAATCATTAAAACATAGTCATGCTCCCAGGTTAAGACATGTGTAACTTTATTCAGAGATCAGAACCTGAGATTGGATCTTCTCCAGGGTTTGAGAATCACTGACATCATTGACAGCTTCACGTATCTCCATCATCTGTACATTATGTGCACCATCTATCATTAGATTGTTTTTTATGGATTTCTATAAAGAACATTGACATTCTTCATTTTCTTTATTGGAGTTACTGGAATAAGATGTATAAAAGGAAACAATGTTGCTTCTGTATTCATCTCAATCCAGGGTTTGTTCATTTTGTACTTCACATTGGATGTTTTATAAAATATCGACTGTGTGTCACAACCATTGCAATGTTTGTTTACAGTTATTGACAGGATTTATGAAATGAGAAAGATGATGACTATATTCACTGTCAAACAATGCCAAGATGAATGAAATTACCTCCATAAGAAGTTCTGGGTCATTGATAGTTTTTTCTTCATCAACATGTACTCCCTCAAGTTTTAACTGCCAACAAGTTAGTATGGATGAGAGGCTTTCAAATATGCGGAAAATGCTATTGTTTATTTGTGGTGGATATACTTCCAACAGAGGAAAAGGACAAATGATGCAACGACCACATCACCACTAACAACACAGCCAGCATAAAGTTGTACTGGATGAACTCACCAAGTATAATGCCCTTGATAAAGGGTTGCTAAGTGTGCGGTACGCATCAATCACAAGTGCTGATTGCTCCGCAGCATAGCCTCTCTCTTTCTGAATCATAAATAAGCCATATCAGAAGTGACTTAGAGGGGTCAACTTTAAATATGGGGTATACAGTATCCGGATATGAATGCCAGGCCAGGTAGAAACCTCAGATTTGGAATGAACCAGGTCAGGATGTAATTTCTTCTGCCACTCCTTGTACCTCCGTTCCAAGTTATTATCTTTTATGTTGTATTCTCTTTCTCTGAagaaaccaaaaagaaaaaacatgagCATCATATATTCAGTTGCATGGAAACATTACTTGTAAAGCAAAAATGGCAGAATGTTAAACAACATTGGAGTATCATTAGCTGTAAAAAGGTGTAGAAATCTACATGATAAGAAAACACAAGTTTCTGAACTAATTACCAGAAAAAAatgaattaatgactaaataaTTATGGTACTCACattaattaataaaaaaaatatcaccTATCACCCTGCCAAGAATGCCATCTAAAcattaggtggtgtttggttagGCCATTTTAAAATGACATACAGAGGAATGCCAAAGTATCATCTTGTGGGTGACGCTAACATCATAAACGACAAATGTTTTAGTATAGATGGAGTAGTATATCAATCCTAGCCACAGATGAGTATATGCTCCAAGCATCCATGGAACATAAAATTCATTCCTGATTCCCATGATTTCCACTGCAGAGCATACCAGGACACACAAAAATACATGGAACAATATGCTGCAACTCTGATATGCAAACACTAAAATTCCAGTCACTAGTATGCTAGTGCTATGATTGCAGCGTAGTCAAAATTAATCTACAAACAAGGAACACTGAGATTCCAAAGACATCGCAGGATTCACAATCAAAGCAAGAATTATGAGTAAATCTTTGAGCCCCTAATTGGTCACAGCAACGCAATTGAAAGGCTCGAGATCTGCCGAGCAGAGCTACTCACAGGCCAAAGATTTGGAAGTAGTCGACGGCGGGGTCGACGGGCTGCACGCTCCCGCAGGACCCGCACGACAGGAACGCTCCCGTCGCGCCGCAGCTccagcacgcgccgccgccccctcctccgcccgccTGGTTCGACAGGCACCGAGAGCCAGAGGGCGCCCCAATGGAACCCCGGAAGATTCCAAGAATTTGGCGGCAGGAGGAAGAGGCGATCGAGGGAGATGGGGCGGCAGGTACTAGGGGCGCCAAGTGTCGCCGTGCGcgacggccggtggcggcggcgaggtggagacGGAGCAGTCCGGCTCCGCGGCGCCACATGGTCTTCTCGTGGCGTGGGTTCTGCTTCTGTGCGGCTGTGGACTCGGCGCCGGAGGTGAGCTGTACGCGACGCCGGCAGGTAGTTCTGTGCTGTGCGTGGGTGGTCAGGTAGCCGGAGTTGGAGAACGGgcgtgcgccggcggcggcgtgggtcgTGGCGTCGGGTGGGCTGCGGGCTCGGCGTCGCGGAGGGCGGCGACTGGGCATTCCTGTCGTGCAGGTCCTTAGAGGCCTAGGCCAGTTTGTTGGCCTGTTGGGggccttttctttgtttctgcGGTTTGGGCCTTTGAACATTCATCAGTAAAACTAATtttgcttccttttctttttcttgggaCATGTCATTATTTTGCGGGAAACATGTCATTTTAATTTGGCGAAAACTACATCGCTGACCTTAAATTGGAATTTGGCATTAATAACTTCATGTGCAATATTAGCGCTGGATTTCAACCCTGTTACATAAGTATTATTATCTTGAAGGTCCAACTATATTTTAGAAAATGCATTTAGAACGCCATATCCtggttaaaataaaataaaacaaaaccctGCTATATTTCTTACTCCAttcattttaaattgtaggtaaTTTTAGATTTCTTGGATACAAAGATTTTTCTATCCACCTAAATATATGATTATCTCTACTATaaacaaaaaagataaaatgaccTATATTTGAAAACGGAGTATATGATTAGTGTCATTCTTTTCCCCTAATCCGAGTCCACTATGTACAGGAATAGTAATTAGCTTATCCATCTCCATCAccaatcctcttcctcctcatcgtcctTATTAATCCTTCAAACCTTTCTTGTCCCATTGAAGATTTGCATTTCTTCATCATGTGACGCTATATCATACAACATTTATGGAGTGGAGAGGAGATGAtaaggccattctcaatgcaaagtttcatgTTTATATTTTTAAGAGTGCCACATAAGTAAAAGTGCATTTAATTCATATATGAAATACCTCACACAATGCATTGTTTCATCTTTTGTTGTTTCTAAGGTTACATGCAACGCACAAGCATTTTGGAAACTGTGTACACATGgtttcatcccatgaaaccAATTTTTCTCTCACCTCATAAATATGGTGCCATGTCATCACAATTACCTATATGGCACCTCATTTATTATCCATGAAACTGCCATTTGAAAGAATTTGTGGAACTGTAGTTGCCTATCTTGACGTACTACAGGTTGCGTGTTAATATATATGGGAGTACCAAAGACTCCAGATAGATTACAATGGACAGTTGTTAGGAGTCCGGTTCAGTTGTGTTGAGTTACATATTAGAGATAGACCCAAAGTACTATCCTATCTATAACTGAACCATACTCCTGATCAACCTGAAGACGTTTACAACTTTATCTCTAATACCCTCTCTCAATATGAAGCGTCTGTTGACTGAAGATTTAGATTGTGTACAAAACTAGTCATCTGGCGCAGGGACAAGGCTTTGGTGAATCCATCAGCTAGCTGGTCTCCTGAAGGAATAAATCGCACCTGAAGCTGCTTATTCATGACCTGTTCTCGAACAAAGTGAAAATCAATCTCTATGTGTTTTTCTCTAGCATGGAACACTGGATTGGCAGACAGATACGTTGCTCCCAAATTATCACACCACAAAACTGAAGTATCTTTAACTCGTATTCCAAGCTCGGCTAGCAAGGATTCCAACCATATTATTTCAGCCGTTGCATTGGCTATGGACTTGTACTCAGCTTTAGTGCTTGACCTGGAGACTGTAGCTTGTTTTCTAGCACTCCATGATGCAAGATTAGAGCCGAAAAATATTGCAAACCCACCTGTGGATCTTCTGTCGTCAATACTGCCAGCCCAATCCGCGTCTGAAAAGCCACTAACAAGACTAGACAATGATTTCTAAATTTTCAAGCTGAAAATTCATGGTGTGCTGTATATACCTGAGAATGCGCTTAACTGCCATCCAGTGCAATGTGGTCGGTGCATGCAAAAACTGGCAGACCTTGGTGATAGAATATGACAGATCCGGCCATGTAAGTGTTAAATACTGTAGGGCTCCAACTACACTTCTATACCAAGTGCTACCTTCTGAACTTAACAGTTCTTCATGACTTGACAATTTTTCTGATGTTGACAGTGGAGTAGTAGATGGCTTGCACTTAGTCATACCGATTTGACCGGTTTGGCTAGGCGGTCTGACCAATCTAATCTTAGTCTGAGTAGATTTGAGGAATCCTTCTAGATTAAGATTTGTAAAGGGATTTCCTTgcggggcaagacctccccaccctataaatataaagggccgcGACGAATTGAGGCTAACACCCAATTGAACAAAATATTTATCtttacttttatctccaaaccctaatcttttccaacccctttgcTTTCCTCAGGATGTTTTGAGTGACCtgccgatctcagagcaaccctaggcaCACCATCCCTAACGGGATCCCTCTCGGGGTGGTGATCGTAGGTTTTCATGTCGCCCCTATGCAAACTGGTCTAACCGGCTAAGGGCAAGAGCCACGCGAGGAGAGTTTCGATGACCGCGCGACCTAGCGCATTCAGTGTGTTGATCAGAAAAAGCGTCAACATATTTTGGCGACTCCGCTGGGGAAGAAATATATGGTTTCTACAACCATTCTATCAAGCCCTAGCCAGATGGGAAATCGACAAGGACAACATCATTACAGCCTCCATTGAAGATATCAGTGAAGAAGAGTGCCAAAAGTATTTGGCGGCGGAGGGGTACTTCAAGACGTAATTCTTCATGTGTTTCAAGAAGGACCGCCAGGGCACAGTGACAAGAGTTCAAGATTTTGAGATGCCCTCGTTCAAGATGAGCAACAACAAGGTTGAGGTAGTTGGCACCGTAAGAGAATCACTTCTAAACCCATCTGCATTTAATGATAAAGTTAATGAGAATGTTAGGGGTACGAAAGAACTTTTTGCATCCTATGTTGCACGCTTAGAACGATTAGAAGATACAGAGAGGGGGAAATCTGTTGCATCTACTAATAATATTACAAGTAGCAGGTCTCCTCAAATTGATTCATGTGGGATAGTGCATCCTAGTTCTTTGGCTACGTCAGGGGTTATTATTCCTGAAAATCCGCTATATGGCCTACTAGAGCATGGCAATCTCACAATGGTGGGGGGCAGCTGTACCACCGGTGGTGCTGTTGATCCTGGCGCCGCTCATTCCAACCATCTGCATATAGTTGTTCCCAACAGAGGCTGTTACAAAAATGTGGCATCAGGTCAGGTGCATTGTGTGTGCCTTGCAAGAAGACAACTTAAAACAACGTTTTCCTTTTCTATTCTACCATATATCCATTTGACCAATGCCACCAATTCCAAAGGAACATATATGCAGGTTGCAGGTGTTACTCTACTGAGCAGCACCAATGTACtccatatatatagacacataCAAACTTACGAGAGAGGTGAGAGTGCCAAACATGTAGAGGCTTAAATTAGTAAAAGGAATATGTACGTCTTTAGCTCATAGTAGCATAGTACCTCATTTGGCAACGTGATGTTATTTAGTGCCGCTGTGTATGTTGGATTATTTAAGGGCTCTGACAGAGGAAGCATgctaattattatttttcttatacATATAAGATAAGATGCTCCGTATTATTTGTACAAGTCAATAATCACTAATCTATAAAATGTTATCATAATTAATCTCTACTTGTTTTTAACCATGCGCGCATTTGCTTGACACGTCTTGTAGGGAAAATGTGCTGAACCTTGTGCTTGGTTCCTGTCCAGTAAGATATAGCGCATCAGCAAACAATTTGCTTCAGACTGTCTGGCCAGCAACCCCTAACTGGCCAGGATGCTATGCTACACATGTACTTGCGTATGCTGATGAGCAGTGTAGATCGGAGTTGGAGCGCACCAGCAGAATGGAAAGTTCGTGTATATATTCTTTGAGAATGAGAAGACGGTTTGCATCAGTCTCTGAATAAGGCACTGTTGAGGCACTGTGATGTACTCATGTACTTTCCCACTTTTGAGGTACTGTTGAGACAATCAGCGAGCACCTTTGCACCAACCTATTTTTTTATCATATCCGTCCATGAGATGCACGATGTGGCACCGATGGTGCAGCAGTGTCTTGCAGGCTGCTGCAATGAATCTAAAGTGAACTGTGGAACACTACTCTGCTGCAATGAATCTAAAGTGAACTGTGGAACACTCCTCGAGAATCGACCTTTCATGACATTAGTGCTGGTTGCAACTGGgaccggtactaatatgagcattaatATCGGACCTAACAGTTAGTTCTCCAGGACCCTCCGTGACCCCTATTAGTACAGGTTGGGGGctctccaactggtactaaaggttgcacattagtaccgggtggctccacccggtactaatgtgccacctttagtaccgggtgaagcctccaccctgtacgaacttccctcctataaaactgccttcttcttcctcctgcccgagccattcaccacaactcgggcttcatcctatccatagcgccataggggaggtgctgccggattgaagaccatttcgggggatttcactcattcaagtgttctaaaagttagaaacttcatcttcccttgatacatggttagtatactaaattTTATAATTTAGAGCTaaagtaatttgtgatttttagaataaggtacaatggagaaaatttttatttatatgcataTGTTATTTAGAGcccatatttgtgatttttagaataatatataattttttggatgctatgtttcgtattagtcaaagaaattgatatgaggttagagaaataatttcatagttcaatacttttcaaatatgagctaaataaattatgataaatatgagcgagataaattgtggtacatagagataataatatgaaatagaggtacataattagttatttttatttttagaataagctacaatggagaaaattttcatttatatgttatgttggagctaagtaaattgtgggaaaaatatataatttgttcatagtttagtcatttgcaaatacgagctaaataaattgtggtacatagagatggcttctgctgctggaggtagtggcgatggtgggggcgatcgtcgttcctctcgcggcaaggggaaaaccatagttggtcctcatgataagccgaagaaaacgagcacgtgggagaaagcaacGGCTTTCATGGACCTCATGCAgtatggagattcaaacttgttgGAGGAAAGGATACCATGagataggcttcatggacccgaatattataaacgagtcaactctaagagataGATCAAATGGgaccttgaagaacatatataaattgCTCGACAACCAatattacaagaagtacatacttctaccgtataacttcaagtgagcgtgtttcccatctcttttttttcgaactagcagtataacataagactaactagctttggctatgcatatatgtatagcTTCCACTGTATACTCCTTGTTATCATGGTTGATCGAAGCGCGGTCTACATCATGGACTCTTCAAGGAAACCAAGAGATAAATAAACAAACTCATAGATTTCTGAACAACGCATGGGCTCGATTCCGTCGACATCATGCGGGTGAATttaaggaggaacttgatttaaaacctgaattcccggtatgtgttgaatttccacatctcgtgatactttcttgaacacaacaaatatttcataacttcttttatatatatagtGTATGAGATAGGATTccgggaataatttatgcggatactacgtatgtgagttcatccatagctTTTTAGGTCCGAAGCGTGTGACCGACCATGAAATTAGAGTACGTAGataaaattcttaacaataaattagttctaattgtgcagactcATTGATTTACTGTATATtaacctttgccaatgacacagatgagagaCATGAAGGCAGCACTCCTCGATACGGAAAAAATcaaggcaattcaagaacaactcaatggatttcttctggacgagatagtaaatccagcggggagtttcataatgatggatcaaatttgcatcaccgtcaggactcgggttcagaatagttgatccgaaATGTTGAACatggaaagttgatgcaatgtaatattattcatatatgtgtatgcacaatatgtttatatatatataatattatctcaaatataatattatagataaatacaactttatatatattagtgtattagaactagtatacataagggaaacaaatatgaaatactaatatagaataaagaaacagaaaagaaaatgagaaaaaaatagaaaaaaaataaagtagtaccggttggtgttggtgttttagaccggcaacccgcctagggggtaccctaggtggtgttttgtgcggtgggtgtcgtcgagaatcaaggagtcgatggtgacgcaaggaacacgatttagataggttcgggccgctagattgcgtaataccctacgtcctgcatgttgattgtattgaacttggatgagttgtctttgagggggtccctgcccacccttatatgatcgagggagcagggttacaggctagaatcctagtcggatacggttacagagttctactcggtgtagatagagtagtttccatatgtatgtTGACTAGTCTTTGGGAGTCCGAGTAGGCTACGTTCCTTTGCCgcgtagcccctgagccttgatTACGTCTGAGTGTGCCCCTTAGTGGGTCGCACAGGGCCTACTtgtgggcctgggatgtatgcccgacaagcccccaagtactttgtagtcgagcggAACAGTTTCGAGTACTCAGAAGCCACTATTAGAGTAATTCCTAGTGTTCAGCGGTTGTAGTGTCTTCGAGTACTCGAATACTgtcgtgtggctggaaggtactcttcgtCTGTTTTTGCTTCAAGTTGCTTCTGCCTTGAGAAATTATATAgtagtgcgatgaaaatcgcactccatatggagtagcccctgagccttagtttgaatcgaagaatcaggctgagggtcaatcccaTGTTCTGGTTATTCTAGCTTTAGTAGtctttagaaaaaagaaaactttatccagcgggtacggtatccgcagcccccgagcacttaggtgaTTTTCCgtggtcgatgaagtggtcaaacctcttgatttgagtagccggTTGTTCTTTTTAGCAGATCTATTTTGTCCCTCCCGCTTTTTCCTGTTCATCTTTGAGCTGTCATGCTTtccagtgccgccaccgccattgttgctttctCCTTGCCCTTGAGTGAGATCTGCTGCCGATCCTTCTGTTCTTCCCCTTTCCTGAGGCTGACTGATGCgtgtcaagaagatggggaagaaatcGGAGAAAACCCAGGTCAAGCTGCGGCCGCTAGTAAGGTGAGATCCAAATCCAAAAAGAGGAAAGAGCTTGCGCTGCCGGCACCAAAGTGTGgcccgacgaaccagactgcgccaccaccacctagGATCACCTTGGAGAACTCTGTTATGAAGGAAATGGCAgttcaggctttggttgatgctaagCTCCTTCAGTCAAAGCTtgaactcgagtggaggcctacTTTTGGCAATgtgtggcagtttgaggagcatccaaaggagactgtcatgcttgcacCCTTTGTCGAGAGAGGACTGGCCATGCCCACTTCTgatttcttcagaggtattctcgagtactacaagcttcagttagttcacttgaacCTCAATGGCATGCTTCGTATGTCTATCTTTGTTcacttgtgtgaagtatacCAGGGTGTCCCTCCCAGTTTTGAGCtttttaggaagttgtttcgctgTAAGCCACAGCCTAGTGGGACTAAGATGAATGTTTTTGGAGGTGCTGGGTTtcagcttaggaactcgggtgcTTATCTTGACTACGTTTTGCCTGACTCGCATGGTGActggaagaagagatggttctatattgggaacaaTGATCCTGTtttgccggtagtcactggaCATGCTCGAAAGCACGTGGAGAATTGGGTGAGCAAGcctgaggacacccctgagattTCCAATCTGCTATCTCAAATTGTTGAGTTGAAGTCATTGGGCttgactggcatcaatgtggctgccagttttctcaagcggagggttcagcctttgcagcagcgggCTCACTCAGGCTCAGAGtactcgggttttgatgacccattgtgtatgtctcctgatgacatatctgatgatgatgtggaagcGTTGCTAGcgaagttcttcaggaactatcagggggtACCAGTTATTTCAGGAGTCCTTCATCAATTTGACAGTTGGTATGGGCCAaaagaggtatgttcttttgcttgacttgtatttttcgAGATGTTGGGATATCTTTGAGTAACAATTTGTTTGCAGTCCCGGGTTCTTTTTGGCTATCTATCACAGTCTGAGGGGGAGGAGATAGTTGTGGCTGACTCtgaagatgagccttctcctcctgcgaaAAAATGGCGAGTAGTTCGAAAGAGGGCTGTTGTGCAGTCTGTTTCGACGTCGAGTTTGAACCCTGAAGGGtcgcagagtaccaaggtacgtagtcgtTGTTCTTGGTAATTTTTGTATAGTTGTTTGGAATCTTTGATGATCTTAGTTTATTGGGACGGCTGTCAACTCTGCTCCTGGCGTCGACGAGGCTACTTCTGCTGAGGTAGTCGCCATTGCCAAGGATGCTATGGTCAGTGTtgctgtcgggcatgcatcccaggcccatgagtaggctctgtgcggcccactaagggacgtactcggatgtaATCAAGACTTGGGGGCTACGCAACAAAGACTAGTTAggtatacatatggaaactactctgtctacaccgagtaaaactctgtaaccgtacccgactaggattctagcctGTAACCATGCTCCCCCAACTATATAAGGGCGAGCAGGGACCCCCTTCAAGAACAACTCCCTCAACTCacccaagttcaatacaatcaacacacaggacgtagggtattacgtgatgtAGTggccgaacctgtctaaatcgtgttccttgcatcaccattgactccttgattctcgacgacacttaccgcacaaaagaccacctagggtaccccctaggcgggttgccggtctaaaacaccgacagctggtgcgccaggtagggggagtcGCTGAGTTTCTCTGCACGAGCTCAATGTCacctgtcattatcaagcctgctttcaccttcgaggcaggcacaacctttgtttttggatcttgGCTCTACATCGCTGACGACGCTGGATCAATTCAGCATCAGATCATCAGCATCCAGGAGAAAAAACCTCTCGACAAAAGCTTCTCACTGACAGAAACAAGAGATTTTGTGAAGAAAAGCCAAATTTTCAAAGTCAgcaacaccgagttcgactacgcttcggactcgacttcggttCGGATTAGTCGACACAAGCCGAAGTCCCAGTCACTTCACAAttcgacttcgactccaaaacgatTCCCATACGGATTCCACAAtacagccgaagtctaccaaagtCTCCTTACTCGAACCCAACTCGAATACAGGGAAGAAAaggactccgactccgactaaGACTACGTCTaagaaattccattatcagggccagcccaaggattggtagtCACTTCAATGCCCCATGGCAGGTTCGTTCACTAGCCAGGGATAAGGCCATCTCTCCTTACCcacgactacgagtcacgccttatTGCTCACATAGACAAACTTCCGTACCAAGAAGGCGTCCCGCTCACTTCAAGCAGCGAGGAGAGCTCTATAGAAATCACAACGTCAAggtctggaagctactacctagacagagaagtctttgtcatCACTCAAAATAACAATGTGGGTGCTTGTCAACAGAGAACTCCTCGACGGATAGCGCAGCTTAACAATGTTTCAGAGGATGAGTCATCGGCTAATGCTCCACAAGAcgaaacttccgatcaaagaaacaaaagaaggaTACGAAACACTACTTGGGCTGAACGCCGACAAatgctggctacaaacattcccatcacaaaccttgaaagagcatttgacgcagtacaagctcaagagTACAATACTCTACTCGTAGCAATCACCTCAATCAATcctatatcaactctcatacctcgagaTAGAGACAACGAAATAATAGCTCAACTTGCGCAGCGAGGAATGGACTAATTGCATAACTCatagaacaagcttacaagctactcgataaataatcaccaatcccatctgttcctcacAATTTGGCTCATCGAGAGGGCAGTAGGGGTGCTGCAGTCAACAATGGTTTCCACGAAGCACAAAGAAATAACAACgaggtagtcaaccaaccaaggcaacatagccaaggactgAGCAAACGCGAAGCCCTAGTACAACATAAGGACATTGGAGAGGCTAGCTGCACTAATtctgcaaaaagtcctcgccgTATCAGGAAAAAttatgaagtatcaaatttcagcgatctacgggaaataatcaatagtcgccGCGAGTgtgaagtcgacaactacaaccatttcCCCGCCTTCACAACACGGGTAATGAGAACAAGACTACCCGAAAAATttaagccaacaggaatcaccaagtctGATGGCAAGAAAGACCCAATTCAATAGCTCCGATGCTACTCGTTGGCAGTTCAAGTAGCCGGAGGCAATAATggcaccaaagtcatccatttccccatttgcatggaacccgcaccctaacatggcttgagtcacttaagcctagaacaattgactcttgggaggatttgacaaaggctttcaccaacaactacgcgggctccatgactagaccaggcaacaagatcgacctaagtcaagtaaaacaaaaggaaggcgAAACACTATGAGACTACTTAT harbors:
- the LOC117847188 gene encoding iron-sulfur cluster co-chaperone protein HscB homolog; the protein is MPSRRPPRRRARSPPDATTHAAAGARPFSNSGYLTTHAQHRTTCRRRVQLTSGAESTAAQKQNPRHEKTMWRRGAGLLRLHLAAATGRRARRHLAPLVPAAPSPSIASSSCRQILGIFRGSIGAPSGSRCLSNQAGGGGGGGACWSCGATGAFLSCGSCGSVQPVDPAVDYFQIFGLEREYNIKDNNLERRYKEWQKKLHPDLVHSKSEKERGYAAEQSALVIDAYRTLSNPLSRALYLLKLEGVHVDEEKTINDPELLMEMMEIREAVNDVSDSQTLEKIQSQVKKKLETWSGSFEEAFDQKDFDRAIEATQRMRYYERAVEETVKKL